The following proteins come from a genomic window of Candidozyma auris chromosome 4, complete sequence:
- the SET1 gene encoding histone methyltransferase SET1 yields MSFNRQRHRKRYPSGTLSSHNEFSGSRPSSYRSPHYESKRSSRGLGYGDGNHDRRASSDYNPTPESSVQTSPTEARKRLNGNGITSSGKGTGVNSVSTPPYSSSESIGETKLSGTNAATGENPVDNRFEQCFHHISHLSSRPFRTPVDILKNYRVVYDPELDASLPKAEKKSASRKLRFQTEHHESPPSDPRVKMGIHNYFSKPNKASKKLQFKHLPQPRFVYDKNSLGSPPLTELVVWDLPSTTTEVYFSNFFESFGSKVKDVKFLNDSTNAVPLGVATFSFQGSPEKASRIAKSTLKRIRQEAPKIDGVELKIGLNDADGRLLDTRIKVAKGQLQVERLKREKAEKKLQEIKRRIEKREAKQEKAKEQASGKSPDTEKFRSPQDTSLPSNNTTTKSKIHRNRVVEGCEIPGELVKYVKNRPFLFIADGFVPVNKISSQDVKKTLMKYDWTRVLVDKKGFYVVFNSLKECCRCYKYEDGLRFFEYRMFMELCVPKDFDPEKTASRVDSSHETGHDIIDEATNMLIKEFQTFLGKDIRERIIAPTILELLSPSNYPELMADLKKKQEEEEIANKRKKEEELKKAGTLSFLQQKRIDDKKSDPNNDRVLMLPSFTKKIGVSSAKKGKKIKSMLPMQHALNFADQDSDASDEEESSRSVTPAPSLKREMSSAITSQEDEAPSKRQKKSKLRETFMYEESSEEEDEEEEEQEVSAEAMDVEERLEPEVEQKVDEIYASTETSGPIPVLEEVEQQAGSLFDLHRLENIVRDDEDMELARKVLADVKPAQIKHPEYWAWKQKESSKAIVSEEESIGVLSEHLESSTGSFKSEGFRKIADADKIEYLPYRRKIHKPLKTVQHDEEDHNNNGTVNSGTQSSRVNRANNRRFAADISAQKQILSTESDILNLNALNKRKKPVSFARSAIHNWGLFALEPIAAKEMIIEYVGESIRQQVAEHREKSYLRTGIGSSYLFRIDENVVIDATKKGGIARFINHCCNPSCTAKIIKVDGKKRIVIYALRDIEANEELTYDYKFERETNDAERIRCLCGAPGCKGYLN; encoded by the coding sequence ATGTCCTTCAACCGCCAGAGACATAGAAAGCGGTACCCATCTGGCACTCTCTCGAGCCACAATGAGTTTCTGGGATCAAGGCCGTCACTGTATCGACTGCCTCATTATGAGTCCAAACGAAGTTCACGTGGGCTTGGGTATGGCGATGGGAATCACGACAGAAGAGCTTCCTCAGACTACAACCCTACGCCGGAGCTGTCAGTGCAGACATCCCCGACAGAGGCCAGGAAAAGACTCAACGGAAACGGGATTACGCTGAGCGGCAAGGGAACAGGTGTAAATTCTGTTTCTACTCCTCCGTATAGCTCTTCCGAGCTGATTGGCGAGACGAAGCTCTCAGGCACCAACGCTGCAACTGGTGAAAACCCAGTCGATAACAGATTCGAGCAATGTTTCCATCACATATCCCACTTGAGCCTGCGACCTTTTCGTACCCCGGTGGATATTCTAAAGAACTACCGTGTTGTGTATGATCCGGAGCTCGATGCGTCTCTCCCGAAAgctgaaaagaaactgGCATCAAGAAAACTACGCTTTCAGACAGAACACCACGAGAGCCCGCCTTCAGACCCTCGTGTGAAGATGGGCATCCATAATTACTTCTCCAAGCCTAATAAGGCCTCAAAAAAGCTACAGTTCAAACACCTACCCCAGCCTAGGTTCGTCTACGACAAAAACTCCCTAGGGCTGCCGCCTTTGACAGAGTTGGTGGTTTGGGATCTCCCAAGTACAACGACAGAAGTCTATTTTTCAAACTTTTTTGAATCTTTCGGCTCCAAGGTTAAGGAtgtgaagtttttgaatgaCTCCACCAATGCGGTTCCCCTTGGTGTGGCGACGTTCTCCTTCCAAGGTTCTCCAGAGAAGGCCTCGAGAATTGCAAAGTCTACGTTGAAACGTATacgacaagaagctccaaaGATTGACGGtgtggagttgaagattgGCCTTAATGACGCAGATGGCCGCCTTCTTGACACCAGAATCAAGGTAGCAAAAGGACAACTCCAAGTGGAAAgactcaaaagagaaaaagcgGAGAAAAAGCTCCAAGAAATAAAGAGGAGAATAGAGAAAAGGGAAGCAAAGCAGgagaaagccaaagaacAGGCACTGGGCAAATCTCCAGACACAGAAAAGTTCAGGTCCCCTCAAGATACCCTGCTTCCCAGCAATAATACTACTACTAAATCCAAGATCCACAGAAATCGTGTTGTGGAAGGTTGCGAAATCCCAGGAGAACTCGTGAAGTATGTGAAGAATAGACCATTCTTATTTATTGCGGACGGGTTTGTTCCCGTCAACAAAATCTCTTCTCAGgacgtgaagaagacgttAATGAAATACGACTGGACTCGAGTATTGGTTGACAAAAAGGGATTTTATGTTGTCTTCAACTCGCTCAAGGAGTGTTGCCGTTGTTACAAGTACGAGGACGGCTTGAGATTCTTTGAGTACCGTATGTTCATGGAACTTTGTGTTCCCAAGGACTTCGACCCCGAGAAAACAGCATCCAGAGTCGATAGCAGCCATGAAACCGGTCATGATATTATTGATGAGGCTACGAATATGCTTATCAAAGAATTCCAGACGTTCCTAGGCAAAGACATCAGAGAGAGAATCATTGCTCCCACCATACTTGAGTTACTTTCGCCTTCGAACTACCCTGAGCTAATGGCCGAtctaaagaagaagcaagaggaagaagagattgcgaataagagaaaaaaggaggaagaactcaagaagGCTGGAACTCTTTCGTTTCTCCAGCAGAAGCGAATCGACGATAAGAAAAGTGACCCTAATAATGACCGTGTATTGATGCTTCCAAGCTTTACCAAAAAGATAGGTGTCTCTTCAGCTAAGAAaggcaagaagatcaaaagTATGTTACCAATGCAACATGCATTGAACTTCGCTGATCAGGATTCTGACGCTTCGGATGAAGAGGAGTCAAGCCGGTCTGTGACTCCCGCTCCATCCTTGAAGAGGGAAATGTCGCTGGCAATCACGTCGCAAGAAGACGAGGCTCCAtcaaaaagacaaaagaagtCCAAACTTCGTGAAACCTTTATGTATGAGGAAtcatcagaagaagaagatgaagaggaggaagagcaagaagtcAGCGCTGAAGCAATGgatgttgaagagagacTCGAGCCCGAAGTCGAGCAAAAGGTGGACGAAATTTATGCTTCAACAGAGACAAGTGGGCCCATTccagtacttgaagaagttgagcAACAAGCAGGGAGCCTATTTGACTTACACAGATTGGAGAATATTGTCCGGGATGACGAGGACATGGAATTGGCTCGCAAAGTTCTTGCGGATGTCAAACCAGCACAAATTAAACATCCTGAGTACTGGGCATGGAAACAGAAGGAGCTGTCGAAAGCAATCGtgtctgaagaagagtccATTGGTGTACTTAGTGAGCATTTGGAGAGCTCTACTGGCTCATTCAAGAGTGAAGGATTCAGGAAAATCGCAGATGCAGACAAGATTGAGTATCTTCCGTACCGCAGAAAGATTCACAAACCCCTCAAAACGGTGCAGCATGACGAAGAGGATCATAACAATAATGGTACTGTCAATAGCGGAACACAGAGCTCTCGTGTGAACCGTGCTAATAACAGAAGATTTGCTGCCGACATTAGTGCACAGAAGCAGATCCTCAGTACTGAGTCAGACATTCTCAATTTGAACGCGTTGAATAAACGAAAAAAGCCTGTGTCTTTTGCCAGATCAGCCATTCACAACTGGGGTCTCTTCGCGTTGGAGCCTATTGCAGCGAAAGAAATGATCATCGAATACGTGGGAGAGAGTATCAGACAGCAGGTCGCGGAGCACCGCGAGAAGAGTTACTTGAGAACAGGTATCGGGTCCTCTTACCTTTTTAGAATCGACGAGAATGTTGTCATTGATGCCACCAAAAAAGGAGGAATTGCAAGATTCATCAACCACTGTTGCAATCCTAGCTGCACGGCAAAGATTATCAAGGTGGACGgcaagaaaagaattgTCATCTATGCCTTGAGAGATATTGAAGCCAACGAGGAACTCACTTACGACTACAAGTTTGAGCGTGAAACCAACGATGCAGAGAGAATTCGTTGCTTATGTGGGGCGCCCGGATGCAAGGGCTACTTGAACTAA
- a CDS encoding mismatch repair ATPase MSH1, whose translation MHSCRLRLPKAYTSRLISFKVSLRLHNRSLATKALKEGEILESELNKPQAWDRGGQTKEVALTPLLSSMRRLMDANKGCVCLIQVGSFYELYFEQATLVAPKLGIKVAVKRTNNHSVPMAGFPVGHLNKFVKMLVHDLQVNVAVIDQYVSKTESIMHRKVSRIVSPGTLVDESFLNFFKNNYLVAIYLPPQAAQGPNPDLPVGISWIDISVGEFHVQETTMGELASDLNRVGPSEVILQKDWQNEKGVMEWVSEMGNLQKYFVHYHKTTYGDYKVQLKSTLQSIRKKLESFTVREEAAMNMVLSYVNVNLPDRPLSLDVPQQYYSSKYLHMDSRTRDALELTERSSSGSNSTVGTLLNTIKQTVTPSGTRLLTQWIKSPILDVEELRFRQDFVQIFHDYSSLTMRIRHQLTRVGDPVRSLQKLALKAGPPVTHLLAIGEGLAELEKLKEILVDHCKQDEDDNLLRFLSDFEVPCDIAENILHTLYTDPVLINSREMAEREESESLSESLSSNQTEVDDYMNQASEKGGDNEQFVFNVKRDHDPQLSELHDKLDALQKKENELLVRIKKTVADVDPKATVTKKDQAGRFLDVIHISCRSRMSNDIAKYLDKNGEIREKRKTSLIYKPLEWSNLQESRNFVIHKINQMENAIIEELKNKVLEKTLTIRKVSKLADFIDITSSFAILSKENNLVRPKFVKSNSLNITEGRHPVVELGLRLNGEMFTPNSTTLGSDGSLWVITGPNMGGKSTFLRQNALIVIMAQIGCFVPATKASIGIVDRIFTRIGASDDIFSDLSTFMVEMIETSNLLSNATSRSLAIVDEIGRGTSGKEGLAISYAALLSLLQKNKCRTLFATHFGLELKKLLDADKIPQSSLRYYRTKVRKTGGSEVIKIDHSLEPGLSERSYALEVAKLAGFPDHSLKHAERALRLLSEP comes from the coding sequence ATGCATTCGTGTCGTCTACGACTACCTAAGGCTTATACTTCTAGGCTCATCTCCTTTAAGGTTTCATTAAGGCTACACAATCGTTCTTTGGCCACCAAAGCTCTAAAAGAAGGCGAAATCCTTGAATCCGAACTCAATAAGCCTCAAGCGTGGGACAGAGGTGGCCAGACCAAAGAGGTTGCTCTCACGCCTCTTCTTTCGTCAATGAGACGTCTCATGGACGCCAACAAAGGATGTGTTTGTCTCATACAAGTGGGCAGCTTTTACGAGCTTTACTTCGAGCAAGCGACGCTTGTGGCGCCCAAATTAGGGATCAAAGTGGCAGTCAAGAGAACAAACAACCATAGCGTGCCCATGGCAGGGTTCCCAGTAGGTCACTTAAACAAATTCGTGAAAATGTTGGTGCATGATCTCCAAGTGAATGTGGCGGTCATTGACCAGTATGTGTCCAAAACGGAATCGATTATGCACAGAAAAGTGTCTCGGATAGTCTCTCCAGGGACACTTGTGGATGAGAGTTTCctcaactttttcaaaaacaattACCTTGTAGCGATATATCTTCCTCCGCAGGCCGCACAAGGACCTAACCCAGATTTGCCGGTGGGGATTCTGTGGATCGATATTTCTGTGGGGGAGTTCCACGTTCAGGAAACTACCATGGGCGAGTTGGCCTCCGATCTCAACCGAGTGGGCCCCAGCGAAGTCATTCTACAGAAGGACTGGCAGAACGAGAAAGGCGTGATGGAATGGGTTTCAGAAATGGGAAATCTACAGAAGTATTTTGTGCACTACCATAAAACAACCTACGGGGACTATAAAGTGCAGTTGAAGTCGACTTTGCAGTCGATTCGAAAGAAACTTGAAAGCTTCACTGTTCGTGAGGAGGCCGCCATGAACATGGTGCTATCTTACGTTAATGTGAATTTACCAGATCGTCCATTGCTGCTTGACGTGCCTCAGCAGTACTACAGCAGCAAGTATCTCCATATGGACTCAAGGACTCGTGATGCCTTGGAGCTCACGGAGCGCCTGAGCAGCGGGCTGAACTCTACAGTGGGTACTCTTCTTAACACCATTAAACAGACTGTCACCCCTTCTGGAACAAGACTTTTGACGCAGTGGATCAAGCTGCCGATTCTCGACGTGGAGGAGCTTCGATTCAGACAGGACTTCGTGCAGATATTTCATGATTATCTGTCCCTTACGATGCGGATAAGACATCAACTAACGAGAGTAGGTGATCCAGTGAGGTCTTTACAAAAATTAGCCTTGAAGGCTGGCCCTCCAGTGACCCATCTTCTTGCCATAGGTGAGGGTTTGGCGgagcttgaaaagcttAAAGAGATTCTTGTGGATCACTGTAAgcaagatgaagatgataaCCTTCTTAGATTTTTGAGCGACTTCGAAGTCCCTTGTGACATTGCCGAGAACATCTTGCACACGCTCTATACTGACCCTGTTCTTATTAACTCCCGAGAAATGGCCGAAAGGGAGGAGTCAGAGCTGTTAAGTGAGCTGTTGCTGTCGAATCAAACAGAGGTTGATGATTATATGAATCAAGCGTCAGAGAAAGGGGGCGACAATGAGCAATTTGTGTTCAACGTTAAGAGAGATCACGACCCACAGCTAAGCGAACTACACGACAAGTTAGATGCGCTACAGAAAAAGGAAAACGAACTTTTGGTTAGGATCAAAAAGACCGTGGCTGATGTGGACCCAAAGGCAACCGTCACCAAGAAAGATCAGGCTGGCCGATTTCTTGACGTGATACACATATCTTGCAGGCTGAGGATGTCCAACGACATTGCCAAGTATCTCGATAAGAATGGAGAGATTCGTGAGAAGAGGAAGACTAGCTTGATATACAAGCCACTTGAATGGTCAAACTTACAAGAGCTGCGCAACTTCGTCATACACAAAATTAACCAGATGGAGAATGCCATCATagaagagctcaaaaacaaagttcttgaaaaaacTCTCACGATACGCAAAGTTAGCAAGTTAGCGGACTTTATTGACATCACTTCCTCGTTTGCCATTttgagcaaagaaaataaCCTTGTTCGTCCAAAATTTGTTAAGTCAAATTCGTTGAACATAACAGAAGGTAGGCATCCTGTGGTTGAACTCGGGCTCAGATTAAATGGCGAAATGTTCACTCCAAATTCCACTACACTTGGATCAGACGGAAGTCTTTGGGTGATTACAGGGCCCAATATGGGCGGTAAGAGCACATTTCTTCGTCAAAATGCTTTGATTGTGATAATGGCTCAAATTGGTTGCTTTGTTCCAGCTACTAAAGCCAGCATCGGAATTGTTGATCGCATATTTACAAGAATTGGCGCCTCCGATGACATTTTCTCTGATCTAAGCACCTTCATGGTCGAAATGATAGAGACAAGCAATTTGTTAAGCAATGCCACCTCAAGATCCCTCGCTATAGTGGATGAGATCGGTAGAGGTACGAGTGGCAAAGAAGGCCTTGCAATTTCATACGCTGCTCTTCTCAGCTTACTACAAAAGAATAAGTGTCGTACACTTTTCGCAACACATTTTGGCCTAGAGCTCAAAAAACTCTTGGACGCCGACAAAATTCCACAGTCAAGTTTGCGTTACTACCGCACAAAAGTTCGCAAAACAGGTGGTAGCGAAGTTATCAAAATTGACCACTCGCTCGAACCTGGTCTAAGTGAGAGATCCTACGCTTTGGAAGTTGCAAAGCTTGCTGGCTTTCCTGATCATTCATTAAAACATGCAGAAAGGGCTCTAAGATTATTGAGCGAGCCATGA
- a CDS encoding RNA-binding snoRNP assembly protein: protein MNAEPIEEPIEDTNSVDVSDPTQVASKEATNESINHTAKDNGSADETEKDDCKEGAQASSKVEESKALGPNNVSSIDTVPIDAKISDESMKKENFKEECLKDEEIPKKEDDSKEKEIFHKEAPRDEESSTDKNCSSETQNADDKEQEQLSEVQTAEDADKEHEKRVQEFMSNQEEVKQFSDEEISIQGSSSDSDSSSDSDSDSSSDSDSDSDTSSSDSAEEKVDVDDDLEEEESSGGPIVSKNEQEEEAYALPEDYKVPDNAPLEYVGNLSSLVERNAIIKANVSGEFRVLKENSVLCFENKEVLGPLFETFGKLQAPYYRVKFDSEEAFAKIKDRKGEKVFYVVPESQFIYTDSIKKLKGTDASNCHDEELPEEEQEFSDDEQELAAKQARKKKKKKSKESKEGPELKKPHTNPKSEQKTFTSYGFAPNETNRVGLPKVPQGNPPPRQETSTSWTSYASQPIVQQNVYNSQNPYGVPFSSVEQSFANNAQFNPYQSTYPPPMMPQAAQVQQTQIQTGYGYGSPYWPQVPQSTQSPQPYPPPQNAYQQAYQQQSTGYQMQHPVQQPQVQRAPPPHQNGALYQLHALVSNQLNQQDQNQHNQHQPQGPSS from the coding sequence ATGAATGCTGAGCCTATAGAGGAGCCTATAGAGGATACCAATTCTGTGGATGTTAGTGATCCGACTCAGGTCGCTTCTAAAGAAGCTACAAACGAATCGATAAATCACACTGCAAAAGACAATGGATCAGCTGACGAGACTGAGAAGGACGACTGTAAGGAAGGCgctcaagcttcttctaAGGTCGAGGAGTCTAAGGCCTTGGGCCCCAACAATGTCAGCAGCATTGATACTGTGCCAATAGATGCAAAGATACTGGATGAGTCTATGAAAAAAGAGAACTTTAAAGAGGAATGTCTCAAAGATGAGGAGATCCCCAAAAAGGAAGATGACTCCAAGGAAAAGGAGATCTTTCACAAAGAGGCACCTCGAGACGAAGAGAGTCTGACAGACAAGAACTGTTCTTCTGAAACACAAAATGCCGATGATAAGGAGCAAGAGCAATTGTCTGAGGTTCAAACTGCCGAAGATGCTGACAAAGAGCACGAAAAAAGGGTTCAGGAATTCATGCTGAATCAGGAAGAAGTCAAGCAGTTTTCAGATGAGGAGATAAGCATTCAGGGTTCCTCCAGCGATTCTGACTCAAGCTCTGATTCAGACTCTGACTCGTCTTCTGATTCTGATTCTGATTCCGATACCAGCTCTTCAGATAGCGCCGAAGAAAAGGTTGATGTTGacgatgatcttgaagaagaagagtcgTCTGGTGGTCCTATTGTGTCCAAAAATGAACAGGAGGAAGAAGCCTACGCGCTTCCTGAAGATTACAAAGTTCCAGACAACGCTCCGCTAGAGTATGTGGGGAACCTCAGCTCGTTGGTTGAGCGCAACGCTATAATCAAAGCTAATGTTTCTGGAGAGTTCCGTGTCCTAAAAGAGAACTCGGTGTTGTGTTTTGAGAATAAAGAAGTTCTTGGTCCTCTTTTTGAGACATTCGGAAAATTGCAAGCGCCCTACTACAGAGTCAAATTCGATTCGGAGGAGGCTTTcgccaaaatcaaggataGAAAGGGAGAAAAGGTTTTTTATGTTGTTCCCGAGTCTCAATTTATATACACCGACTctatcaaaaagctcaagggTACTGACGCTAGCAACTGTCACGACGAGGAActtccagaagaagagcaagagtTCTCTGATGATGAGCAGGAATTGGCTGCTAAACAGGCGCgtaaaaagaaaaagaagaagtctaaAGAGTCAAAGGAGGGAccagagttgaagaaaccTCACACAAACCCAAAGTCCGAACAAAAGACTTTCACGTCGTACGGATTCGCCCCCAATGAAACTAATCGGGTCGGCCTTCCTAAAGTACCACAAGGTAACCCGCCCCCCAGACAAGAAACAAGTACTTCTTGGACCTCGTACGCTCTGCAGCCAATAGTACAACAAAATGTGTACAACTCCCAGAATCCTTATGGTGTTCCATTCAGCAGTGTTGAACAGTCATTTGCCAATAATGCACAGTTCAACCCTTATCAGAGTACATACCCGCCACCAATGATGCCACAGGCTGCTCAAGTGCAACAAACACAAATCCAAACAGGGTATGGCTATGGACTGCCGTATTGGCCACAAGTGCCCCAAAGCACACAGTCACCACAGCCGTATCCCCCACCACAAAACGCTTATCAGCAAGCATACCAACAGCAGTCGACCGGGTACCAAATGCAACATCCCGTCCAGCAACCACAAGTGCAACGGGCGCCCCCACCACATCAAAATGGTGCATTATATCAGCTTCATGCACTTGTGTCTAATCAGCTAAACCAGCAAGACCAAAATCAGCATAATCAGCATCAGCCTCAGGGCCCCAGTTCTTAG
- the SUN41 gene encoding putative glucosidase → MKFASASIASLALASAALALPAYKRDDDCSTTQVHVHHKHKREVVYEYAYVTVTVNGAGSIQGGPSIQTSSPSTSSSDQVTTSSVSTQTPSSSPAASSTGGSSTSSSSGSTPSSGTNNGIWGDLSAYSGPSGEFQDGTISCDDFPVGNGVIALNHLGFGGWSGIYNSDTSTGGSCKDGSYCSYACQSGMSKTQWPSDQPSNGVSVGGLLCKNGKLYRTNKNTNHLCEWGEDKAIVQNKLGKEVSICRTDYPGTENMVIPTVAEAGKSIVLTTVDSDTYYEWQGKSTSAQYYVNNAGVSYQDGCLWGSAGSGVGNWAPLNIGAGYTNGIAYLSLIPNPNNRDSANFRVKIVADDNSVVNGNCVYENGKYNGDGTDGCTVAVTSGRAKFVFY, encoded by the coding sequence ATGAAATTCGCTTCCGCTTCGATCGCCTCTTTGGCCCTCGCTTCTGCTGCCTTGGCCCTTCCGGCCTACAAGAGAGACGATGACTGCTCTACTACCCAGGTGCACGTCCATCACAAGCACAAGAGAGAAGTCGTCTACGAGTACGCCTACGTCACCGTGACTGTAAACGGCGCCGGCTCCATCCAGGGTGGTCCTTCCATCCAGACTAGCTCTCCCTCCACTTCGTCTTCGGACCAAGTGACTACCTCGTCTGTTTCCACTCAGACTCCTTCCTCGAGCcctgctgcttcttcaacaggTGGTTCCTCCACTCTGTCGTCTTCCGGCTCCACTCCTTCCTCCGGTACCAACAACGGTATCTGGGGTGATCTTTCTGCCTACTCGGGCCCCTCCGGTGAGTTCCAGGACGGCACCATTTCCTGTGACGACTTCCCCGTTGGTAACGGTGTGATTGCCCTTAATCACTTGGGCTTCGGTGGCTGGTCTGGTATTTACAACAGCGACACTTCCACCGGAGGCTCTTGTAAGGACGGTTCCTACTGCTCCTACGCTTGTCAGTCTGGTATGTCCAAGACCCAGTGGCCCTCCGACCAGCCATCCAACGGTGTTTCCGTCGGTGGTTTGTTGTGTAAGAACGGCAAGTTGTACAGAaccaacaagaacaccaACCACTTGTGTGAGTGGGGTGAAGATAAGGCAATTGTCCAGAACAAATTGGGCAAGGAGGTGTCTATTTGCAGAACCGATTACCCTGGTACTGAGAACATGGTGATCCCAACTGTTGCTGAGGCTGGCAAGTCCATTGTGTTGACCACCGTTGACTCCGACACTTACTACGAGTGGCAGGGTAAGTCCACTTCTGCTCAGTACTACGTCAACAACGCTGGCGTGAGCTACCAGGATGGCTGTTTGTGGGGTTCTGCCGGTTCTGGTGTTGGTAACTGGGCTCCTTTGAACATTGGCGCTGGCTACACCAACGGTATCGCATACCTTTCTTTGATTCCAAACCCCAACAACAGGGACTCTGCCAACTTCCGTGTCAAGATTGTTGCTGACGACAACTCCGTTGTCAACGGCAACTGTGTTTACGAGAACGGTAAGTACAATGGTGACGGCACTGATGGCTGTACTGTTGCAGTCACCTCTGGCCGTGCCAAGTTCGTGTTCTACTGA
- the EAF7 gene encoding Eaf7p produces the protein MSREWPVEIEVRLFSLVCDFKPAGEKKDEHMAAIVAQINQDVPQEKQYSAEEVWEKLGHFYNLQRVEAIENEDDKVEKESDVDRGEDKSEATEDKTKPERRTRTRTREPEPKETPDAGIYSSELSDVEGDVPEDDDILKVKTKTRATRKRTPKKEEPKEAKKEDEPPSRKRTRSNAKSEDAPPAKRRSRAGTPPVKRRMRSGKDDEETGQEEKSEEKKDEKKVDASEKNDDKDKEKDVVKEEDIKETPKETPKKRATRTAVRRSSRRK, from the coding sequence ATGTCGAGAGAATGGCCAGTGGAAATTGAAGTTCGGCTCTTCAGCTTAGTATGCGACTTCAAGCCTGCtggggaaaaaaaagatgagCATATGGCCGCCATTGTGGCCCAAATCAATCAAGATGTTCCTCAAGAGAAGCAGTACAGTGCAGAAGAAGTGTGGGAGAAGCTTGGACACTTTTACAATCTACAGCGTGTTGAGGCcattgaaaatgaagatgacaagGTAGAAAAAGAGAGTGATGTGGATAGAGGCGAGGACAAGAGTGAAGCTACAGAAGACAAGACCAAACCAGAAAGACGTACACGAACTCGAACGAGGGAACCAGAACCCAAGGAAACACCCGATGCAGGGATCTACTCGTCTGAGCTTAGTGATGTGGAAGGTGATGTGCCcgaagatgatgatatCCTTAAGGtgaagacgaagacgagGGCAACGAGAAAACGCACAcccaagaaagaagagcctAAGGAAGCGAAGAAAGAGGACGAGCCTCCGCTGCGAAAACGCACAAGATCAAATGCTAAAAGTGAAGATGCTCCTccagcaaaaagaaggtcAAGAGCAGGCACGCCGCCAGTGAAAAGGCGAATGAGGTCAGGTAAGGACGACGAAGAGACGggacaagaagagaagagcgaggagaagaaggacgagaagaaggtggatgCATCTGAGAAAAACGACGAcaaagacaaagaaaaagacgTTGTGAAAGAGGAAGATATTAAAGAGACGCCAAAGGAAACacccaagaagagagcaaCTAGAACAGCAGTTCGTCGGTCGTCTAGGAGAAAGTGA